In Equus quagga isolate Etosha38 chromosome 14, UCLA_HA_Equagga_1.0, whole genome shotgun sequence, the genomic stretch tgaaagacaaaaactttcagccaagaatactctatccagcaaaactatccttcagatatgatgaagaaattaaaatgttcccagataaacaatagttgagggagttcatcatcatAGGGCTCCTCCTATAAGAAGTGATCAAGAAGGGGCCCAGGGacctctgaataaaagagcattactaccagaccttgagagtccaagaaatctttcttttgactcctcggctcactgagcCCTCATCAATATGAatagaatcacacagtgtgtactCTTTTGTGCCTGGATTATTTCTCTAGGAACTGAGAACCCTTggccagttcaggctggttgaggcCACCAATGTCTCAACTGGGCTTGTGCAAATGCTCCAgaagtgaccttttgacatcaaggagcTAAGAACTCCACACTCAGATCACAGTCATGCccccattttgtgaacatgcatcctatgcaGAGCCACGAAGTTTGACTACTCTTGCACAGATCAATCACCTCACTTCctcttacctccaatcatctatcccaTACTTCATCCCACCTTGCCTCCTACTCtgtaaatatccctgagtccccattttgtGGGAGGCACATCTGAGATTGATTCTCCCACCTCCACACTTGGCTGCCTTGTCCTAAAAACCCTCTCTCGTCATCTCACTGATTGGCTTTCTGGGCAAAGGGCAGAAATGAACTTGGGTCAGTAACAATTTTGCAAGCCAGCCAGGAGGTAAGTCCAGACCGACTTTTTTTTGCCTGGGGTTCGTCAGCCCCTTGCCGGTGTGGAGAATCTGTGGCTGAGTCCAGCAGCTGCCGGGAGCACTCctccttgcttggctgccttgtgattagaACCCTCTCTGTGCTGTAAGCTCATCACCTTCGTGATTGGCTTTCTGGGCAAAGGGCAAAAATGAGTCTGGTTCTGAAACACGGGATTCATCCATACCGTTGTGTGTATCCAGAGTGTGCTCCTCTTCATTGTCGAATCTTCTTCCACTGTGCAGCTGGACCACAATCTGCGCAGCCATTCCCTTGCTGGCAGAGGTTTGAGTTGTCTCCAATGTGAGTTGCTATGAATTAAGCTGCTACGAACACTCTTGTACAGATCTTTTTATGGATttcagttttcacttctcttgggtggGGTGGGTCAGATAGTAGGTGAGTGTTTATGAGAAACTGAATAATGAAGctcaggaggtggggctggactGAAAGCAGAGATGTGGGAAGTCAGCAAGGATTGGGTTTTATTGGAGCCAAGGGCtggtggagaggcagagagaggtcctgaggggaaactgaggccggcaGAGGGGGAGGAGAGCTGAGTACAGTAGGAGGACGGCTGGTGGAGGAGCCCGGCTTCTGTCCATCAACCCCCCCATGCAACATTTCTGCAGAAGACCGGCAGAGGGCacatgcatgtgtctgtgtgagcGTGCACATCTGTGTGTCTGCGTCTGTCTTACCTGTGCATGTGTTGCATATCTGTGTTTTTTTGTCCCTGTGTATCTGTGcatttggtgtgtgtgtgtttctgtgcatttatatgtgtgtttgtgtttatgtgtttgtgcACGTGATCGTGTTGTGTGTGTCTCACGTCATGTGTTGAGCACGTTGGTGTGTCAATCTTTTATCTGTGGTTCAGTTGTGTAGTGTTGATATCAGGGTGTTTACgtcatgtgtgtgttttgtgcacattgtctgtgtgtgttttgggtgtgcctgtgtgtgtttcTACGTATTTGTgtacctctgtgtgtgtatgtgttgtgtatgtgtgttgttttattgtgttttgtctgtgtgcatgtgttgggTGAGCGTCCATGGTCATGTAGTGCCTGtcagtctctgtgtgtgtctgtacatatTTGGGTGACTCTGTGGGTCATGGTGTTGCAtcacttcctgtgtgtgtgtgaattaattaattaaaacatttcaagttaaaaataatcACATCCTTGTGACTTAGAACCATCGAGACTTGGTCGCCTGTTACCTGTGAACAGGGCTAAGATCGTTTCTAAACAAAACACTTAGGGCTGTCATTGGAGATTCTTGGGGTGCccgtgtctgtgtgtatgtgtgggggggggtgagagagagagtcACTGACAGATGGTGTGTGtgggtggctgggtgggtgggtaTGGGTGTGTGTTAGAGTGACAGATGCCTCCCAGGGACCCGCTAGAGCCCACCGCTAGCCCCCACTGCTGGTCCACACTGGTCCACAATTTATGACATCCGATCTGTGACACCATAGCAATGTGTTTAGTAAATGTACTCTCCACTATATAAAGTAATATCTTACATTAAACATTTCTTAATACATTCACATCTGTCTCCTTCATGGCCACAGAAACATAACGAATTGGGTAACAAAAGCTTTATCATCCCTTGATGCTAAACATGAGTATAATGGAGTAGCCGGGGAGTAAATGACGGCCTGAGGTTAACACCTGGCTCTTCGGGGACATTTCCCATCTCCTGATTCCATATGATGCACAATTTCTCCCGCTGTGTCTAAATTATCATTTTCTCCTTGGGCCAGGATTCTCATTTATCCTCATCCctgatgagagagacagagacagagagccagTGGCTGACCCCTCCCGGGTCTCCACTGGAACCCACGGTCGCCCCTCAGTCATCAGCTTCTCTCCATGGTCTCAGACTCACCGCTGCTTGAAACGTGCTAAAAGCACCCAACAGTGGGGACGGCCACTCACTTGGAGTTAAGGCAGCCTGCATTTATGACAACTGCACCTGGTCATGAGCCATCCCCTTGGCCCAGTGGTAGAAATCGGTACTATATGGATGGAAAGTTCCATGAGGACTTGGTGTACACACCTGGTTGACAGCTTCCGCTGAAAGAATTCACTGCACGTCCTCCAAGCGTCTGACCTGCTGCAAATCAAACAGCTGCATTTACCAAGAGCCCGGGCCCCTCGGGCTGAAGGTTGCGCACCAGCCTCCACTCTTAGATTCGTGTCCGCCTTCCTGACTCTCATTTCCCTCTttgtgttccttttttaaaaaatcctcttgCATTTTCACTTTACTTTATAGCAAATGTGTCTCTCAGTCCTTCATGGAGCAAGCAGGAAAATAGGcatcaaataaaatttctaaataaaatggggataatgtctGTTATTTCTGAGCGTTGTTGAGAGGATTCTGGAAGGTGGGCTGTGTTAACGCATTTACAAGGAGCTGGAACGTAGGGAGtgctcaataaaaaataacattttgccTTTTCAGCAAGGCCCACCTTGGCCACCCTCCCTGCTGGCCACTGCACCAGCCCCAGCACTCTAAGCCCTTCATCCTActtggcttttcttcctttcatttttttcacaacACTTGCGACTTTTTAATATATGATACAGGGATTGTCCCCCTCAGCATGATTGATATTGGGGCTGTCCATtctctgctgtgggggctgtcctctgcattgtagggtgttgagcagcatccttgtctccacccactagatgccaggagcacccccgCTCCCAAACTGTGACAACCACAAAGGTCTTCAGACATtgcccagtgtcccctggggagcaTCATCGCCCCGGGTGAGAACCACTCGCTCTACAATTGacttttcattctgttcattATTGACTGTCTGTCTATCCCCACCCCCTACCAGAACATTTGCtgcaaaaaggaaggaatttgCTTATTTGGGGCATTGATGGATGTCCAAGGTCTAAATTgatcctggcacacagcaggtgttcaatatTTGTCGAAACAAAGAATGAACGTTGGTGGGTTTTGTGCCCGGGGACGGTGCCAGGACGTGACATGCATgacctctttcctttctcaagcATCCCTCGGAGGGAGGTCCTGTCACTGTCCCTCTTTTCACAGGGAGAAAAACTGAGGCTTCCAGTAGCTACACGCACACACCCGTCACCCACCCAATGGTAGAGTCCGGAAGCTTAGCTGACAGGCACCCAACAAATGTCCGTATTCTCCCTTCTGGCTGAGAAGGATTGATTTAAGGGCGGGGCAGACCCAGCCTCTGGCAGGCCCCTGCAGCAGAGCTGAGGACGGAAGTTGAGCTGGCCTGGGGGGGCTACGGCTGAGGGGCTTTCTCAGGAACCAGCAGGGAGGGGCCAGATCTTGGCTGGCTCAGAGCATCTCTCTTGGGAAGGCCAGCCCCAGACCTCTAAGAGGTGGGGACCAAATTCCAGAGTGAGGCCCCAAAACCAGCCTGAAGATGTTGCTGCAGTTCCCAGGCCAGGGAGGATggaactgcacacacacacacacacgcacacacttccCACCCTTCCACTCTCTCAACCCCCTTCCACCACCAACCCCCACTTCCCCCACCACACCCTTACCCctagcccagccctgcccagaaaGGGCCCAGCCCTCTGACTGGAAAATGGGTCCCTAGTACCAGGAATGAAGACTcaggagatgggaaggaaggaagagagtgggcggggcgagggagggagggggctccaTTTATATCCGTGCCCTGGACTGGGAGTCAGCTCATCATGGACACTGCCACGCTCACCAAGTGGGACAGCGGTCTCAAGGAGGTCCCAGGAGGTATGAGCAATGGGACTGCCTCACCATCCCCCGTGGGTCCCTCTGGCCAGTGGTTTGGGTGCAGGAGAGACACCACAGGTCCTGGAGCCAGCTGGACCTCAATTCAAATTCCAACTCTGTCACTTAGGGGCTGTGTGACCATAGGcacgttacttaacctctctgaatgcCAGTTTTTGGGGGAGGAATTCAAGTGCCCTGGGTTTGATCCTCGAGGACCAGGGACCCAGGAGTCTCTCTGTGTTATCCCAGGGTCCTGGGGACGCTGGGGATGGAGGCTTCTCTTCGTAGCCGTGTCGCTTATGATCGCCGCCGTCTTGTGGGCCCTTATTCTGAGCATCCTGCTTTCTAAGGGTGAGTGACTGTATAATGGGGGGAGGTGTGTCCAGCTCCCATGGGGACATAGACGGCCCCATGATGGGCACACCGGCTGGGTCCCAGACTCCTGCCTGGATCCCAGACCCCTGCCTGGATCCCAGACCCCTGCCTGGGTCTGAGTATGAACACGTGTGAACAGAGTGTGTGCAGCTTCGGACTGTGTGCACcctcatgtgtgtgtatgtgcatgcatgaaGGTGTGAGCATGTTCCCGGGTGTTTGCTTCTCCTCTGCGTGTGTGCACATTATGGGCGCTGGACGTTTGCCTGCCCCCTCTGTCCCTCCCAAGACCCGGGTCCCCGCCCCCTTGGGCAAGGGGACAGTTCCCGGGTCCCCAGGGCCGCGCCTGCAGGAGCCTCTCTCTGCAGCCTCCACAGAGCGCAGGGCGCTGCTCGGCCACCAGGACCTGCTGAGGACAAATGGTGCGTGCAGAACGGGGGCTCCTGGGTCCCCGGGGTGTGCGGGGCTGGAGTGTCTGGGACCCTGGAGCCCGGCAGGGTGCGGGTGGGGACCCCGCGGGCCCCAAGGCTGGTCCAGGATTGGGGAAGCGTGTCGCGTGACTCCCCGGGGGTGACCCAGCGTGTGTGGCGCGGGCGGGGTCATTCCAGCCTCGGAGCAGAACGCGGTGCTGGCTGCCTTCAAGGAGGAGGTCTCGTCCTGCAACAGCTGCTGTAAGACTTCCGGGCTGAGGGGGAGGGCCTTGTGGGCTGGAGGCGGGGCTTGTGGCCAGAAACGGAGGAGGCAAGAGGAGGTGTGGCTTGTGGCCAAGATCCCAGGAGGCAAGAGGGCGAAACTTGTGGCTGGGTTTGAGGTAGGTGGGTGGGCGCTGGGCTGGCTGGTGTCAGATGTCGCGCCCCCATCCTCCCACCCTTCCCAGGCCAGGGGACGCAGGCGCAGCTGCAGACCGCTCGCACCGAGCTTGGGGAGGCGCGGGAAAAGCTGTTCCAGCAGGAGAGCGCCCTAAAAGAACTCAGCGAGCGCGGTGAGGGCGGCACAGCGCCACGACCCCTCATCCCTCCGCGCGGCTGTCGATTCACGTCCTGACCCTTCTGTTACCCCGACCCTATCCTCTGATCCTGACCCTGACCATTGGAATCTGACCTTGACGACAAGTCCCAACCTCAACTACAACTGGACCCTACCCGGCTACGACAGTCCTTGACCGCGATGTCATTCTTGACGGTGACACTGCCCACAGACTTGAATGCTGACCTTACGTAATCGTGACCCTGCTCCTGGCCCTGACCCAGCTATAATCTGGCTTCCTTGATCTTGCAGTGACCCAGGGCTTGGCTGAAGCGGGTAGAGACCGCGAGGACATCCGCACGGAGCTGTTGCGGGCGCTGGAGGCGGCCCGTTTCGGGAACAGTGAGCAAGacggaggagagagggaaggggggaggCCGATAGGACTCAGGGTTCCATGATGTGCCTGGTCCCGCCCTGTGACCATGGCATGTTCTCTTTGGCTCCGCCTCTGGGCCCGGAGATCCAACCCAAACCCCGCAATCCCCTTTGTCCTCTCCACCTGGGAGCAACCCCCCTCTTTGACCGTCACCATCCCGCAGGCTCCTGCGAGCAGTGCCCCGCGTCGTGGCTGCCCTTCCGTGGCTCCTGCTACCTTTTCTCCATTCCACCTGCCTCGTGGGTCGAGGCGCAGCGCAGCTGCGCCAGCGCTGGCGCGCACCTGGTGATCGTGAATGACTTGGACGAGCAGGTGCGCAGCCTGGACGGTCCGAGGCGGGAGGCGGAGTTCACCGGAGGGGGCGTGGCCTGGGAGGTGGGCGGGGCGAGCGGGGTGGACTCGGCCGGctcagcctcccctcccacccaggaCTTTGTGAGTCGGAATGTGAGAGGTCGCGGGTACTGGCTGGGTCTGAGGGCGGTGCGCCGTGCCGAGAAGATCCAGGGCTACCAGTGGGTGGACGGAGTCCCGCTCAGCTTCAGGTGAGAGAAGTGACGTGGGGAGGAGGACAGATCAGACCCGAGGGGAAGTGGTTTGACCAGATCTCAGAGTCTCGGTTGGGATGGGCAGCCTAGACCTCAGGAACTGGCTGAGGGTTAAATTCTGGGGGATAGAAAATTATGTCCCAGGGCTGGAAAGTTCTATCTGTGGATAGATTAGATTCTCAGGGTGTCTGGGTAAGACCCAATTAATAAACAGGCTAGACCCTGAGTAGGGAGGACAGACCCCAGGGCCATCCGCAATCTAGACCCCCAGCAGCACCCATGCCAAACCACTGCACCACTGCAGCCACTGGAACCAGGGGGAGCCCAATGACGCTCAGGGGCGCGAGGACTGCGTCATGATGCTGCGCACGGGGATGTGGAACGACGCACGGTgtgaagacaaggagagagacagCTGGATCTGTGAGAAGAGGCAAATCTGCTGACCCCACCCAGTGCCCCCGAGCCACGCCCTCCACCACACGTGCGTTCTCTGAGCTGCTCCTCCTCATGGATCTGCCCACcgcccctgatttttttttttttcctaccaacCGCCCTGCCCTAGCCAGCCTGGTCCAGTGCCTGCGCTCGGGGACCTCCACTCTAGCTTAACTGCAACCGCTCACACACGGACCTAACCTAGCCTTTACCGGCTCCAAAATCCGGGCTCCTCGGCCCGTGATCTGACCCCGCCTCCCTCCCTAGCTAAGGTCAGGTGACTGAGGGGTGGAGCTGTCTAGTTTGCTTGCATTTCTTCCCAGACTGGAAGACCTCAAAGACAGGGGTTTTGGAAACTGTCTTTGCAGCCCTAGAGAGCATCcataaaagtttgagaaatgaaTTCTGGCTCCTGGCTCTGGCGAGCTGTTCTAATCTTTATTGCAGGGTCTCTGATTATCCCTGTGTGTGACCCCAACCTCTCTAAGTGACCTCTTGACCCTATGATGCCCCCAAAGTCAGTGAGTAACCTGCACTGGGCCAGGAGGGCAGTGGGGCTCTGGGGACACATGAATAAGTCAGACCTAGTCCTTACCCCCCAGGACTCCCTCATGCTGGTCTAGCTGGACACAGGAACCATGTGACTAGTGACTCAATGGAGAAATGCATGAAGGAGTGACAGGTGATGCCTTTGGAGAAGTCACCTTTGTCCTCAGGGACAGAGACTGTGCTGACATGCTGCAGTGGGGGCCCCTTTCCTTGAGGAGACTGGCACCCCCTTGTGGAGATGACAGGCAGCCTGAgacaaggccctgaggcagatgGGAGAGGACCCGGCTGGATCCAAGGAGCAGGGCCCTTCTGTCTCAGGCACCAGGTTCTGTGACCACTGGGTGGGGCATCGGGAAATGCATCCCAGCAAAGACGGACTTCGAGGCACAATGAGATCTCAGCACAGGGAGCTGGGCAGGGTGGGCTTTGCAGGCCGAGGCTGTTGGAAGGTACTGGAAGGTGTTGGAAGGTGTTAGATGGCTGAGCCATTTATGGGTACGGGGTGCACAGAGCCTGGCTTTGTCAACTGGGGACTTCTGATCTGTATTCACCCTGCACTCCCAGAGTTTCCTGATTCCATCTGGGGACCTGGGGACTCTCCTAGAATTTCCGGTGGAGAGGGATTCCGTGGAGGGGAGTGACAAGCTAGCAACCTTTAGTTCTGTGCAGAATGGAGTCCAGAAGCAAAGGCTGCAGGGAGCCCCCAGGCTGTGCATCCCTGAGAGTattgacagagaaggaagaagggacaaCACCATCCACACACCTGGCCAGGTGGCACCTTTCAGTGCTGTGACCACACAACCCCCAACCCTTCTCTGGAGTTCGACAATTGCAGCCCCGAGCCAGGCACTGAGCGGACCCAGGAGCCGCCTGACTCCTGGACAGATAACACACCCCATGACCCGTTGGCCACAGTGGTGGATTTCCAGACAGTCAGCtggaggagtgtgtgtgtttcctactgctgctgtacCAGGTGACCACCAGCTtaatggcttgaaacaacacacatTCATTCTCTTTCAGTTCTGGGGACCAGAAGTCCATTAGTTTCACTGGGATGAAATTAAGGTGTCACCACGGCCAGGTTCTCTCTGGAATCCAGGGAGGAATCCTTTTCTtagccttttccagcttctggagctGCATTCCTCGCCtgccttggctcatggcccttcTTCCAGCTCCAGCCAGTAGGATAGCATGTTGCTTCAGTGGTCACATTCCCCTCTTCTTCTGTGTCAGCtatccctctgcctcccctcttaTAAGAACACTTGTGATTGCAATTAAGGTCCACTCAGACAATCCAGGCTGGTCTGTAACACTGAAATGCAGTCATGGCACTAACCACCCTGAGTTCTTGTGGACACTGCCTACAGAGGAAGGCCCAGTGCCTAACAAGACCACTCCCACTGCAGACATCAGCGGCAAGTGTGGAAGTCTTCAGACCAGCCACCCTTCCGAGGAGCTGATTACAAATTTGGAGCTTCTCACAACCCCCTTGGGTTCcataattcactagaatgactcacagaactcaagaaagcaGTATATTTATGAGCACAATTTTATTACAAAGGACACAAATCCGGACTAGCCAAATGAAGAGACCGCTATGGTGAGAGCTGAGAAGGTCCCAAACTCAGAGCTCCTGTGTCCTCTTCCCAGGAAATCAGGACATGTCAGCCTCCTGCCACATCAAGCTGTTCAGTAGCAAGGAAGCTTCTCTGAGCTTTcgtgtccagagtttttactggAGTTTGATTAGGAAGGCATGGTGGATCGAATCATTGGCCACGTGATTgctctccatctccagcccccGTCCCCTCCTCAGAGATTGGGTGGCTGAAGGGCCCATCCCtcatggttggtctttctggcatgaccagcccccaccctgagcCATCTCCTCGgtataaactcaggtgtggtccAAGGGCCCCAGGAAGAACCAAGGCACTCCTATCACTTGGGAAACCCCAAGGGTTTGAGTACTCCCTTCCAAGAATGGGACAAACAGCCACCAGATTCTTTAATATACAAAATCTTCACAATACTAAATCCTTACACACATCTGTGAAATCTCTGTTGCCATAAGAAGGCGACAGTCAAGGTTCCAGGGATTGGGACGTGGACGTCTTTGGGGGCCACTGTGAAGCCTCCCACAAGACGTAACCAATGACAGACAGACTCACGGGTGGGGCAGCAGCCAGAAGGCCTGCCTGGTGGCCTGTGTGCCTGCTGAGCTGGGTGAGTGATGGTCTGGAGGACTCGCACGTTCTAGTCCAACTCACTGACAATGAGAAGGAGACCCCTGGCCTATGGAAGAGCCACAGAGAAAGACTTTCTACCTGACAGGTTGACAGCAGTCAGATCAAAGTGGTAGTGACAGATAGAGAGCATCACAGTGGGCGGAAGGCTCCCAGGAGTGTCTCGTGGGGATGGAGCTGAGTGAGTGCTGGCTGTGGCCgaggcagaaggaagagaccCCAGAGTTAAGTGGCAGAAGGACGGTCTCCCAAATATGTCCACATCTTAATCCCTGAACCTATGAATGTTACcgcatggcaaaagggactttgtgaATGCAATTATATTaagggccctgaggtggggagatgatcctggattatctaggtgggccccGTGTCATCACAAGGAGCCGTAAAAgtgaaaggaggcaggagagaataAGGGAGGGGGTCGTGACTACAGAAGGATGGTCAGAGTGATGTGATATGAGAAGGACCTGATCCACCATTGCTGGGCTTTAAACATGGAGgagggaccatgagccaaggaggCGTTCAGCCTTTAGAAGTTGGGAAAGGGAGGAAAACCACTGCACACTtatgagaatggccaaaatcGAGAACCCTGACAACACccaatgctggtgaggatgtggagcaaaggaagTCTtaacattgctggtgggaatgcaaggtGGTGCAGCTTATTTGAAAGACACTTGTGCCATTTCTCATAAAACTAAACCTACTTtcaccataagatccagcaatcgtgctccttggaatttactcaaaggagttgaaaagtTATGTTCACATGAAAACCTGGACgtgatgtttatagcagctttattgaaaattgccaaaacttggaagctgccaagatgtccttcaacaggtgaatggataaacaaactgtgggacatccagaCAATAGATTAGTATTcacactaaaaagaaaggagctatttAGCTATGAAAAGACAAGAGGAATcctaaatgcatattattaagcaAAAGAACCCactctgaaaaggctacatactatataattccaactacatggcattctggaaaaagaaaa encodes the following:
- the LOC124251793 gene encoding C-type lectin domain family 4 member G-like; the encoded protein is MDTATLTKWDSGLKEVPGGSWGRWGWRLLFVAVSLMIAAVLWALILSILLSKASTERRALLGHQDLLRTNASEQNAVLAAFKEEVSSCNSCCQGTQAQLQTARTELGEAREKLFQQESALKELSERVTQGLAEAGRDREDIRTELLRALEAARFGNSSCEQCPASWLPFRGSCYLFSIPPASWVEAQRSCASAGAHLVIVNDLDEQDFVSRNVRGRGYWLGLRAVRRAEKIQGYQWVDGVPLSFSHWNQGEPNDAQGREDCVMMLRTGMWNDARCEDKERDSWICEKRQIC